In the Xiphias gladius isolate SHS-SW01 ecotype Sanya breed wild chromosome 7, ASM1685928v1, whole genome shotgun sequence genome, GTTTCAGCTTCTAAGACAAACGTACATGAGAACAAGATGGCGGCCTATAAAGTCACTAATGATGATTtcaaaacttgaaaatgtgtttttaatttaaagcattACAGTCAGCCATTGTTATTTTGTAAAGTaacaatgaatgaaatgtgaaacataCATATCCTCTGgagtttttaataattttcacaAGGTCTCCTGCAGCCTTGCCAGCCTAAAACTgggcaaaatgtcaaacagtttGGCATGCACAGCGTTCACCAGGGGACAGATACAGTTTCCCgatttctaaaaatattcaaGGTTTGAATAGAGGTTCAAGCAGCTTGTAAGTTGCACCTGAATGATTCCCTGTAGCTCCTAATGAGAGCCTGACAAAAGGCGTAAATATGCAATTAAAGTCACGCTGCTGACTCTGTGACAATCCAAGTCTCCCAggacttgtgtttttaaaacgcttttaacaaaaaattaattaaagtttAGATTAGAGGTTATTAATATATTAGTATTATTTAGACTTCACTAATATTAAGAAGGTACAGTCAGGAGTTTAACGTTTTTTGCCTTGGAAATGTCAATTCagtataaaatgcatttattcagCCTCAAAGCTTAAAGTAGTGTCTATGGGAAATGAAGCTCCAAAACATCAATATAGAGGCTTATATGCCATCTACTGATACACTAGGCTCATTACATGATGCGGAATaaatagatactgtatattcttcATTTAGTGTATTAAAAAAGGACCTACTTTTTCCTCCGCTGTCTCTCCTTTAATCTTGAATGATATATATCAACAACTGCAAGCTTGAGCGCTGAAACAGAACAACATGCACGCCACAATTAAGGGTTGTATTGTAAAGTAAATGTTGTCGTTCACACCATTATCTTCCATTTgccaatgaaaaataatttagaaaaaaaaaaagtcttttatgATTCTACCCACCACGAAGGATGTCTGAGTCATCATCCACAAAGTCGATGTCTTTTAAATCCCATTCAGCATAGTTGTCGAACTCCTGGCAggacagtgaaaaaatgattttcataatATGCCAGTTTGATCCAAGTTCACGTGTAGCCGATCAacttatattatattatatttgaaaataaatttatgAGTAAAAGCAAACAATGGGACGAATGACCCACTGTGAGATAACAAGCAGGGCATGAATCACTCTCTCAATAACCTTTCATAATGAGCCATCTAGTGGCCgtttcattaatttattatttcatgttgACAGGCCATGTTAGCACACATGATAAAGTAAAGTCCCCTCACCTCCATGAAGTCCGCTCTGGCTGGCATGTATCCGGCCATGTCTCGAGACAGCACAGAGTCAAATGTGGGCCGAGGGGGATCATCAGTGGCTGTAATATCAGAGAAATGTAAACTAAAATATGAGCatacaacacattttctttgcaTGGCGCATGAAAACAAGGCATACGCTACCTGCAAACTTCTTACAAGATTTGGTTTTCTAATGTTTAAAATCATAAATTGAACAAGTTTCTGTGTCTGCCTTAAGTTTCCCAACTGCTGTGTAGACATGACAGAGAAATGTTTGTCAAGCACTCGAGCACAACAGCAGAAGGAGGCCTGAGGCCGGCTAGGAACTGAGACAAGCTCCTGACTCATCAACGGCTTCTGTCCAACTGTCGGGAGAGTGTCTCTCAGGCTTAAAGTGACATTACACTTCAGCTGATTTTATGCAAATCACTCAACTGGCTGGAGTACTGTTTAACATTAGTAGCAGACTGGGTTCACGGCTGGAGGCAGCAACGCATACCTAAACTGACTAATATTAAATACTGTCTGTTCCTGAACTTCTACGGAGATGTGAGCACAGAGTaaggatttttttgaaaatgaaggaGGTAGATATCGGGGGTACTGACGTTTGAAAGGAATAGCGCCCTCTGCAAAGTGAGAGTCTTTTGTTTTCCGCAGGCTGAGCAAAGTGGAGGAGAAGAGCGGGTTGTTGATGAAATTCTTCATGTAGTGGCTCTCGCATTCCTCTTTGGTCTTAGTGCGCATCTGATATGCCACGTCTTGCCTGAAGAAGAGAAATGGTACAAATAGATATGTTAGTACACTACACTAGTTGAGAGAGAAGTTTGCTGAGGTTTATGAATAAACCAGGTTGGAAATATTGTAAACACATCAAATAGTACTGTACACTGCGTTTATCTCAACCCATTTTCCATCTAAATAACTATGAAAATAACAACTAATAATAACTAGAAAGTTACCAATAttaatatttgagagtttaaaatataaacatgataATGATATATATTAACTAATACTCATTTTCCTTCCATAAACCATAAGATTAATAAAAGGTATAAACTTCCCATAAATTGGTTGTTATTTAAACTATGTGACCAAGAAATttactgagcaggacattttacagttcgAAAACGAACTTGTCAGCACTCTCTGATGGAAAAACTGCAGAACCTTGACACTGTTTCAAAAcatatcttttttatttctgcacttctatttcttgtcatttatcagctcatatatacagtactttgcaaaagttttaggcactttagatgattagattcttatccatcgTGGTCATCGGTCCAGTAGATGTGTAACATCTACGCCTTTCACTCAAGGTTTCCAAATACGAAATTCAGCTCACAGTTTCAACCCCAAGGCTATGAAACTCTGAGTAAGAACGAAAACATGGTGTGTCAGAGACACACtttgaaatctgaaaaatgacaaCAGGAAATCTGGCAAGACGTCTTTgataagatggaaaaaaaaaaaaaaaagacctacaGTTTAGGACGGCCATCATTTTTTCAGTTCAGGAACACATAAGAACTGTGGAGTAACGGTGGAGTAGTAAAAACAAACGGATGAACCACTAACCAGTTTCCAAAACCACAGTCCATGACTGCCTCCAACAGGGCCATCTCTTCCTGTGCCGTCCACCCAGGCTCCAGTACAGGGAAGTCTGATGTCTATATGAGGAGGTGAAAAGTGAGGATACACAttgaaaagggggggggggtctgcgTGAAATAGATTAATGATGTGCacatagtttttattttactcaccATGATTTCATATTTGTGATCACTCTGATGCTTTTTGTATTCAAATCCCCTggtgaaacactgaaataaaaacatttgtttcatttcattcacacTGAATGGTCTGAGAATAAACAAGAGCTCTACATTGGTTTGTTCGTCACCCACTAACCTGGAGGCAGAGTAAAAAAGGTGAGGGTCCACATTCTGCACACTTGATGTAAGGCTCAGTAAGATAAGATGAACAACCTCTGCACGGTGGTTTATCAAAGGGATCATCTGAAAACAGACATGTTGGTAAACTCACAGTTAACGTTTACTCAATAATTGAGAAGTTACCACTTGTAGAAAGAAActaagtaactaagtactttatacttctaatccactacatttcagagagatatattgtactttttactccactacatttattttaaagctttagtTAGTACTAACTTTACAGATTCAATTattcatacaaaatataatgagcaaataaatcatgatgtagTTTTACAGATTAAATTTACTGCATTGCAAATACATTGAAAATGGTTTTTCAGTAatgtaggagacatcttgtatacagtagttaaacttttgaaatgaaaaatatttgcatcttCGTAGATTCTGGGAGGAGGTGTAGatgtcattttaagaatttcTAAACAGGTAATTGAACTTTTTAtggaaaaaccatatcagacaAGTTATTATtgaaagcagagtatttttttttctatatcttACATACAAAGCAAAGCTGCAAAGACtagtcagtcaacagaaaattaatcagcaacaattttgacaatCGATTAttcattttagccatttttcaagcagagaatccaaacatttgtttcttaaagcttcttaaatgtgatgatttgctacatttctttgtcacatctgattgtaaaatgaatatttttggggttttggacagACAGTCAATTAAAATTAGCAATTCTAACAATTCTAACAAATTGCCACGTTtctccattttctgacattttatagctAAAACAATTCATCGATCATGCTCTAaatcgataatgaaagtaatcgtTAGTTGTAGCCCTACTTTGGACTTGCCTGGAGGGGGTCTTCAAGACACCCGGCAGAATATAACACTAGCTACACCTTCATcagctgcaacataaaaattatgtttacatatTAAGGTATTAGTAATTATAATCCATTAATAGAATATTATTCAGCAAATTTTGTACTTTAGGTGTATTGataatattactttttttaaaaaatctttatttaagtgaaatttcaatgcaggacttgtaacagagtatttctaccCTGTGGTATTGGTCCTTTAAAAGGGATCAtcaagttaaaatgtttttaaacttcagacattttcaaaaccacataaaatgtaatttaatactcattaattaatgatttaacACCACCTGGGCCTGGATACGCAGcgaaaaatggatggatgaatggatgggcAGGTTAACCAACTAACAGTAGCTAATTAAATTAAGATCCACATAATTTTACATAAGATCAGTCTCAAAAACAGTAATGTGGAGTTTACATCCAGTTTTAACTAAAATTTGATTACTTAATATTTTATAACACACCTTACTGCCTGTAGACTGCTGTGCAAAAGATAGTAGTAGATGATAAAATATCTTTACATAAAATTTAAGACTTTAATACCTTTGAAGGcctttttaaagacttttcatGACCTGTACATATCCTGTTTTGAATTAAGAACTGAGTATTTCTTCCAACACTGGGTGTTACAGAGCAAATAGGATGATATCCTCAAAACATCGGTTCTTTAGGAAAACACATGAATCCATTAACAAGATAACAAAACAACCTAAGGTTGCAGCGAGTTTTAATCCAAATGTGGATATTAAACGAACGGTAGTCTCAAAGCTAGCTGAAGTAATGTAGCTTTAGTTTACATGAGGTTTAGCGGTTGTATGAGACATTGCCTGAACGTGAAAGTTATTCAGAATAAATCACGGGATTTCAGAAACCTCATATCTTTAACTGCAGATAAATAGTTTGCTTCGATAGCACACGACGGGTGTTAAGTGCCGCTGCATGCTAACGTTGATGTTAGCAAAGCTAGGTGGAGCTAATGTGCCTAACCACAGATAGGCTAAGAAAAGATGGGGGTGTTTACTTTAAAGCTACAATGTCTGCATTTATCTGAGTGATACTGTTAATACTCACTGCCAAAAGATGCGAGCCGGTCCATATGATGATTTTTCAACAAAGCTAAAACTAGACTGGATGTTTGGATCAATCTATTTTTCGAAGCTTGCAAGTAAACCTGATTGCGAAGGCAAAGCTAGTCGAGCCCAAATCGATCGATAGGTACCTCTCCAAATTTTCAGTATTATTTTCCACCTATTTTCACCatatttaggttttattttataatttactgGCAAGGCCCAGTAGCAGGTTCAAGGTTTGTGCTGGTCATGTAAGACAGTCACTGAATAATAAGAAATCATAAAGCTTTTGATTAGTGTTTAACAAACTGCGTATTTACTCAGTGCTGGAAAGTAACTACTTGCgtttgtacttaagtacagttttgagttATTTCTACTGTGCTTGAGTGGTTCCattttctgtgactttgtgtttctactccactgcattcAGAATTAAATAACATACTTTTTCCACTCCAATACATGCATTTGATAACTTTAGTTAaattgcagattcagattaataatacagaatatactcaattcaagttttatttatatagccggatatcacaaatttgcctcaaggggcttaacaATCTTTACAGCACTCAACAttctctgtccttagacccttgaATTGGACACAAAAACCTTCCCTATGATGATGTTTCAGCAAAGCTAAAACTAGAGTGGCTGTTTGGATCAATctatttaatgtgaaaaaatgggAGAAACCTCAGGAGAAACCTCAGCAAGAGCACtagaggagggatccctcttccaggacgGACAGACATGTGATAGATGTCGTGTGTACAGAATAGAAGAATGCAGTAGATTTACAGTAAGGACAATCGGGATGACAACATTATAGACTGTGACCATTGATGAAGAATATGATCTGGGAGGACATCAAACAGATAGGACCTGAGCCACACGACCTCCTCTCctaatcaaaaaataaactatgatgtattattatagattaaaataaggtaaaataagactttattgTTCCCTGGAGGATTATTCTCAAGCTTTCATCGTAATAAGTAATTCAAATTAGCTCGACCTTTTCcaactgcaacattaaagtgatgtaaacattaatacatcagt is a window encoding:
- the tada2a gene encoding transcriptional adapter 2-alpha; translated protein: MDRLASFGNDPFDKPPCRGCSSYLTEPYIKCAECGPSPFLLCLQCFTRGFEYKKHQSDHKYEIMTSDFPVLEPGWTAQEEMALLEAVMDCGFGNWQDVAYQMRTKTKEECESHYMKNFINNPLFSSTLLSLRKTKDSHFAEGAIPFKPTDDPPRPTFDSVLSRDMAGYMPARADFMEEFDNYAEWDLKDIDFVDDDSDILRALKLAVVDIYHSRLKERQRRKKIIRDHGLINLRKFQMLERCYPKEVQELYDVMRRFARVVGPIEHDKFIESHALEFELRREIRRLQEYRKAGIKSFCSAKVYERVKRMREDERRKRTMLCDVLQYIQDGRACQQWLSKQAAIDAGITPAVTTITVSATGRRSAPPLNLTGLPGTEKLNEREKELCQVVRLVPGAYLEYKQALLNECRRQGGLRLAQARALIKIDVNKTRKIYDFLIKEGYITKA